A genomic region of Gossypium hirsutum isolate 1008001.06 chromosome D01, Gossypium_hirsutum_v2.1, whole genome shotgun sequence contains the following coding sequences:
- the LOC107951782 gene encoding disease resistance protein RPS2, whose translation MEFLVPLFEVIKCLGGPTSRYLNQHRKLEENVNDLRRKVNDLNIRKQDLELKKEAEIRCRKVVKKEVENWFETVRSTNVEMEKIEMKFRVVSYFSRARLGRFVCRKIEEVERIYQQGSFPEGVAVDGLPATGVTLTTTDLEGQMDVKEQICEYLRGDEVGMIGVCGMGGIGKTTIMKHINNQLLKENQFDAVIWLTVSREFNVLKLQDDLACALDHCLPKNKLEWPTVLMEILEKKRYVLILDDVWEKFALLDVGIPEPASHNGSKLVITSRSIEVCNSMGCKVFRVQPLSRVESLNLFLRQVGDDVLQDPTLKELVNLIVGECGGLPLAIVTIASSMKGVNDAFEWKNALNELRERVTSVKGSDTIIFEQLKFSYDRLKDSKIQNCFLYCSLYPEDYHFDKETLIENWIDEELIDELENRQAMHDRGHTVLNKLVNNCLLEKVMIDNVKEGVKMHDVVRDMVLSIKRGDHFMVKAGIELEDIPSEPKWKESLEKVSLMNNSISEIPLISPKCPNLSTLLLQNNLNLEKILGSFFEHMHGLKVLDLSHTGICYLPNSISNLTKLTALILRWCCQLRHLPSLAKLTTLRKLDLCRTDINAIPHGIEMLENLTYLNLYARGLKDLPMGIISRFSKLQVLKAWLNSKGEEAAKLSKLEIVLGAFHVLQDFEGYAKSLPSQGPTKYWLGVGSPKSGYFGNHPWFNNLEDAEVDKEVCFINCKIGNEDFVLLPKDIKTLTVEHCRNLKSLSNFSVFHEANELKTCAISWCEEIECVVDLSLSSCNSLQNIEILRLRSLLNLHELVRVEAVASTSHTPTPLGIFTSLQEFYLIGCSSIKKLFPIHLLLGFQHLEYIEVKHCKKLEKIIAEEDEENQNVDRRGSITTIVFPKLKTLHLIKLPELKSICSSRVRIPAESLKYLSIINCSKLRKIPFSIPLLKTGQPSPLSLEYGYVHPKTWWKLVEFDDPNAKDILSPLVLDYSSNEDEELA comes from the coding sequence ATGGAGTTTTTAGTGCCACTGTTTGAAGTGATAAAGTGTTTGGGGGGACCAACCAGTAGATATTTAAATCAACACCGAAAACTCGAAGAAAATGTTAATGACCTTAGAAGAAAAGTGAACGATTTAAATATCCGAAAGCAAGACCTCGAACTAAAAAAGGAAGCAGAGATTCGTTGCAGAAAAGTGGTGAAGAAAGAAGTGGAGAATTGGTTTGAAACTGTCCGAAGCACAAATGTTGAAATGGAGAAGATAGAAATGAAGTTTCGTGTTGTTTCATACTTCTCTCGTGCTCGCCTAGGGAGATTTGTTTGCAGAAAGATTGAAGAAGTTGAGAGAATTTACCAACAAGGCAGTTTCCCGGAAGGTGTGGCAGTTGATGGCCTTCCAGCCACTGGAGTGACATTGACAACAACAGATTTAGAAGGCCAAATGGATGTAAAAGAACAAATTTGTGAGTATCTGAGGGGCGATGAGGTTGGAATGATTGGTGTATGTGGAATGGGTGGCATAGGCAAAACCACCATCATGAAGCATATCAACAATCAATTGTTAAAGGAAAATCAGTTTGATGCAGTGATTTGGTTGACGGTATCCAGAGAATTCAATGTTCTTAAATTACAAGACGATCTTGCATGTGCTTTGGACCACTGTCTTCCTAAAAATAAATTGGAGTGGCCAACTGTACTAATGGAAATCTTGGAGAAAAAGAGATATGTGTTGATCTTAGATGATGTTTGGGAAAAGTTTGCTCTCTTGGATGTGGGAATTCCTGAACCAGCATCACATAATGGGAGCAAATTGGTAATCACTAGTAGATCAATCGAGGTGTGCAATTCCATGGGTTGCAAGGTGTTTAGAGTACAGCCTCTTTCACGAGTGGAATCCTTGAACTTATTTTTGCGTCAGGTGGGGGATGATGTTCTACAAGATCCAACTTTAAAAGAACTTGTGAACCTTATTGTTGGGGAATGTGGCGGTCTACCGCTTGCTATTGTGACTATAGCTAGTAGCATGAAAGGGGTGAATGATGCCTTTGAGTGGAAGAATGCACTAAATGAACTACGAGAAAGGGTTACAAGTGTGAAAGGATCAGATACCATAATATTTGAGCAACTGAAATTCAGCTATGATCGTTTGAAAGATTCAAAAATCCAAAATTGCTTCTTATATTGCTCCTTGTATCCTGAGGATTATCATTTTGACAAGGAGACGTTGATTGAAAATTGGATAGATGAAGAACTCATTGATGAATTAGAGAATAGACAGGCAATGCATGACAGGGGCCATACTGTTCTAAATAAGCTTGTAAATAATTGCTTGTTGGAGAAGGTAATGATTGACAATGTTAAGGAAGGAGTGAAGATGCATGATGTTGTGAGAGACATGGTACTGTCTATCAAAAGAGGTGACCACTTTATGGTAAAAGCTGGTATTGAATTGGAGGACATACCAAGTGAGCCTAAATGGAAGGAATCTCTTGAGAAGGTTTCTTTGATGAATAATTCaatatcagaaattcctttgatATCACCGAAATGCCCTAATTTGTCAACCTTGTTATTGCAAAATAACCTTAATCTTGAAAAGATTTTAGGATCTTTCTTTGAGCACATGCATGGGCTAAAGGTTCTAGATCTTTCTCATACTGGAATCTGTTATCTGCCAAATTCCATTTCCAACTTGACAAAGCTTACTGCACTTATACTTAGATGGTGCTGCCAGTTAAGACACTTGCCCTCATTAGCAAAGCTTACAACATTGAGAAAGTTGGATCTTTGTCGTACAGATATTAATGCAATCCCTCATGGTATAGAAATGCTAGAAAACCTCACATATCTTAATTTATATGCAAGAGGTCTAAAGGATCTACCAATGGGAATAATATCGAGGTTTTCTAAACTCCAAGTCTTGAAAGCTTGGTTGAATAGCAAAGGAGAGGAAGCAGCCAAACTCAGTAAGCTAGAAATTGTTTTAGGAGCTTTTCATGTGCTGCAAGACTTTGAAGGATATGCCAAGTCTTTACCGAGTCAAGGGCCAACCAAATACTGGCTTGGAGTTGGATCACCTAAGTCAGGCTACTTTGGGAACCATCCTTGGTTTAATAATCTTGAGGATGCTGAAGTTGACAAAGAGGTATGTTTTATTAATTGCAAGATAGGGAACGAAGATTTTGTTCTGCTCCCAAAAGACATAAAGACACTTACTGTTGAGCATTGCCGAAATCTCAAAAGTTTGAGCAATTTTTCTGTGTTTCATGAAGCAAATGAGTTGAAGACATGTGCCATTAGTTGGTGTGAAGAGATAGAGTGCGTGGTTGATTTGTCATTATCGTCTTGCAACTCATTGCAGAACATTGAGATTCTTCGTCTTAGAAGTTTGTTGAACTTGCATGAACTTGTAAGAGTAGAAGCAGTTGCATCTACATCTCACACTCCAACACCACTTGGCATCTTCACTTCTCTTCAAGAATTTTATCTAATTGGTTGTTCAAGCATAAAGAAATTATTTCCAATTCATCTATTGCTGGGCTTCCAACACTTGGAGTATATTGAAGTTAAGCACTGTAAAAAGCTGGAGAAAATAATTgcagaagaagatgaagaaaatcaAAATGTAGACAGAAGGGGTTCTATAACAACAATTGTGTTTCCCAAGTTAAAGACATTGCACTTGATAAAATTACCAGAATTGAAAAGCATTTGTAGTAGCAGAGTTAGAATCCCTGCCGAGTCTCTCAAATATCTTTCAATAATAAATTGCTCAAAGCTAAGGAAGATCCCTTTTTCGATACCCCTGCTTAAAACTGGGCAACCATCTCCTCTTTCTCTCGAGTATGGCTATGTTCATCCAAAAACATGGTGGAAACTAGTGGAATTTGATGATCCCAATGCTAAGGATATCCTCTCACCTCTTGTTTTAGATTATTCTTCAAATGAGGATGAGGAGTTAGCCTGA
- the LOC121213542 gene encoding uncharacterized protein — protein sequence MKEEETVKWYSDRIIAVVNNIRLLGNQFSEARTVEKVISTLPERYEAKISSLEDSRDLTNISLTELINVVYAQEQRRASRQEKYQECKLKQGQPQQPRAKAQVAEQAAKGKATKGWLIDSDCTNHMTPDAAIFKSIDRNFKTRVKVGIEEEGKGEVLIDTSTGNKLVSNVLSVPEIDRNLLSIAQLLEKGYSVVFKGKECLISDPSGYKLMLIIMADKSFVVD from the exons atgaaagaagaagaaacagTAAAGTGGTATTCAGATAGAATCATAGCTGTAGTGAACAACATCAGATTGCTTGGGAACCAGTTTAGTGAAGCAAGAACTGTAGAGAAGGTTATCTCAACTTTACCTGAGAGATATGAAGCCAAGATTTCATCCCTTGAAGACTCAAGAGATCTGACAAACATCTCTTTAACTGAGCTGATCAATGTTGtttatgcacaagagcaaagaagggcCAGCAGACAGGAAAAGTATCAAGAAT GCAAGCTGAAACAAGGTCAACCTCAACAGCCAAGAGCTAAAGCTCAAGTGGCAGAACAAG CTGCCAAAGGAAAAGCCACAAAAGGATGGCTGATAGACAGTGATTGCACAAACCACATGACTCCTGATGCTGCAATATTTAAAAGCATTGACAGAAACTTCAAAACAAGGGTGAAAGTTGGAATCGAAGAAGAAGGCAAAGGAGAAGTGCTAATAGACACTTCCACAGGTAACAAACTTGTCTCAAATGTCTTGTCtgtgcctgaaattgacagaaacctgctaAGTATAGCTCAGTTGCTAGAAAAAGGCTATTCAGTTGTGTTTAAAGGCAAAGAATGCCTGatcagtgatccaagtggatATAAGCTTATGTTAATAATTATGGCTGATAAAAGCTTTGTGGTAGACTAG